In Simplicispira sp. 125, one DNA window encodes the following:
- a CDS encoding HDOD domain-containing protein produces the protein MSWLSWLMPGRGNAAQKPGAATPIATSARIEPVDEKPLEDAQRSDTQQVLPWLLGCETLTDTPMTPIERSALDAIAKTLAKPELTDNLLPRAAALIPQLIALVRQTELPTAAIAERIGKDAVLAAEVMRLASSSHYRAQGSVANLEQAIERIGLQGLQTVIARVVLKPIFQAVPGPLSARAGKRIGDYSEALARHTAILSGRAGQAVFDAYLAGLMHGTGWTIAFSIIDRAGLHIAVPPSQAFGAALAEVAQRLFGQAAQRWDITAGFTALALDARRNGLAAALHPLAHLLRQAQQPCLEELALG, from the coding sequence ATGAGCTGGTTGTCATGGCTGATGCCTGGACGCGGCAATGCTGCGCAAAAGCCCGGCGCGGCAACGCCGATCGCGACATCGGCTCGCATCGAGCCCGTGGACGAGAAACCGCTGGAAGACGCACAGAGATCAGATACGCAACAGGTTTTGCCCTGGCTGTTGGGCTGCGAGACATTGACCGACACGCCAATGACGCCTATCGAGCGCAGCGCGCTGGATGCGATTGCCAAAACACTGGCAAAACCCGAGCTCACGGATAACCTGCTACCGCGCGCTGCGGCGCTGATTCCCCAGCTGATCGCCCTGGTGCGCCAGACAGAACTGCCGACGGCAGCGATTGCCGAGCGCATTGGCAAGGACGCGGTGCTGGCGGCAGAAGTCATGCGCCTCGCCAGTAGCTCGCACTATCGGGCGCAGGGCAGCGTGGCCAATCTGGAGCAGGCCATCGAACGGATTGGCCTGCAGGGCCTGCAGACGGTGATCGCCCGTGTGGTGCTCAAGCCTATTTTCCAGGCCGTGCCCGGTCCGCTCAGCGCGCGTGCGGGCAAGCGCATTGGGGACTACTCGGAAGCGCTGGCGCGGCACACCGCGATCCTGTCCGGCCGCGCAGGCCAGGCCGTTTTCGATGCGTATCTGGCGGGCCTGATGCACGGCACCGGCTGGACCATCGCCTTCAGCATCATCGACCGCGCAGGCCTGCATATAGCGGTACCTCCGTCACAAGCCTTCGGCGCCGCACTGGCGGAGGTGGCGCAGCGCCTGTTTGGCCAGGCGGCACAGCGCTGGGACATCACTGCCGGGTTTACCGCGCTGGCGCTGGACGCCCGGCGCAACGGCCTGGCGGCTGCCCTCCATCCGCTGGCACATTTGCTGCGGCAGGCGCAGCAACCCTGTCTGGAAGAACTGGCCTTGGGCTGA
- a CDS encoding DUF4194 domain-containing protein: MAQGQEPDIFDRMAAQAVDQQAPPPLSKEELPALAESPPAAQNPSKTPPNVRQALQFLLAHGWLESAAKPKLFGLIAAQTTLLDALLEPLDLRVVVDDVRGLAFLAVVPDYAGDDADESEQDDWTHPLMKRQRLTLEQSLLLAILRREFLQREQESGTGAVVRITVDSLLPQLETYLGATGSDMQERKRLGQLLENLRTHGMVTEVDAQDCITIRPMIVHLLNPENLQTLLLRLREVAEGGAGQVEGTP; this comes from the coding sequence ATGGCGCAAGGACAAGAGCCAGATATTTTTGACCGCATGGCCGCGCAGGCGGTGGACCAACAGGCTCCACCGCCACTATCAAAAGAGGAGCTGCCCGCGCTTGCTGAAAGCCCGCCTGCAGCACAAAACCCTTCAAAAACCCCGCCCAACGTGCGCCAGGCGCTACAGTTTTTGCTAGCGCATGGCTGGCTGGAATCGGCAGCCAAACCCAAGCTGTTCGGCCTGATCGCCGCGCAAACCACGCTGCTCGATGCCCTGCTGGAGCCCCTGGACTTGCGCGTGGTGGTGGACGATGTGCGCGGCCTGGCCTTTTTGGCCGTGGTGCCCGACTACGCGGGCGACGACGCCGACGAAAGCGAGCAGGACGACTGGACGCACCCGCTGATGAAGCGCCAGCGGCTGACGCTGGAGCAGTCGCTGCTGCTGGCGATTTTGCGGCGCGAGTTTTTGCAGCGCGAGCAAGAAAGCGGCACTGGCGCGGTGGTGCGCATCACCGTAGACAGCCTGCTGCCGCAGCTCGAAACCTACCTCGGGGCCACCGGCAGCGACATGCAAGAGCGCAAGCGCCTGGGCCAGTTGCTGGAGAACCTGCGCACGCACGGCATGGTGACCGAGGTGGATGCGCAAGACTGCATCACCATCCGCCCCATGATCGTGCACCTGCTCAACCCCGAGAACCTGCAAACGCTGCTGCTGCGCCTGCGCGAAGTGGCCGAAGGCGGCGCAGGCCAGGTGGAGGGCACGCCATGA
- the yedF gene encoding sulfurtransferase-like selenium metabolism protein YedF has protein sequence MSTSPYVPDFRLDMIGEPCPYPAVATLEAMPQLAPGQILEVVSDCPQSINNIPIDAKNHGYEVLEIQQDGPTIRYLIRR, from the coding sequence ATGAGCACCAGCCCCTACGTTCCCGACTTTCGCCTCGACATGATCGGCGAGCCCTGTCCCTACCCAGCCGTCGCCACGCTCGAAGCCATGCCCCAGCTCGCGCCCGGCCAGATTCTGGAGGTGGTCTCAGACTGCCCGCAGTCGATCAACAACATTCCGATCGACGCCAAAAACCACGGCTACGAAGTGCTGGAGATCCAGCAGGATGGGCCCACCATCCGTTATCTGATTCGCCGCTAA
- a CDS encoding acylphosphatase: MTDKNDDTVAITRRLRITGHVQGVGYRWHTVQEARRLGLVGWVRNRHDGSVEALAHGAPSAVQSLIDWADRGPTLARVDAVNVSDAAWDGTQGTGFVQSETQ, encoded by the coding sequence ATGACCGATAAGAACGACGACACCGTTGCCATCACCCGCCGCCTGCGCATCACTGGCCATGTGCAGGGCGTGGGCTACCGGTGGCACACGGTGCAGGAGGCCCGCCGTCTGGGCCTGGTGGGCTGGGTGCGCAACCGGCACGACGGCAGTGTGGAGGCCCTGGCGCACGGCGCGCCGTCCGCCGTGCAGAGCCTGATCGACTGGGCCGATCGGGGCCCCACGCTGGCCCGCGTCGATGCCGTGAACGTATCGGACGCTGCGTGGGATGGTACCCAAGGCACAGGCTTTGTGCAGAGCGAGACGCAGTAA
- a CDS encoding heavy metal-associated domain-containing protein, producing MPETTFHLPALRTRQDADAVMFELQDLPCVSGADVDLGAQTAKVSHTAMISPEDIAAALQDAGYEAQVTAA from the coding sequence ATGCCTGAAACCACTTTTCATCTCCCAGCCCTGCGCACGCGGCAGGATGCCGATGCCGTCATGTTTGAATTGCAAGATCTGCCCTGCGTCAGCGGGGCCGATGTGGATCTGGGCGCACAGACAGCCAAGGTCAGCCACACGGCCATGATTTCACCCGAGGACATCGCCGCAGCGTTGCAGGATGCGGGTTACGAAGCCCAGGTGACGGCCGCATGA
- a CDS encoding ATP-binding protein encodes MSADASFILQELHLYNWGAFAGRHQVAIDPGNTAIIGPTGSGKTTLVDALMTLLCASPRYNLASTGGHESDRDLVSYVRGASGQGNDSGDHIARAGRCATGVAARLVREGAAGQESVWLGALLWFDGSSQSAADMQKRWFFAQGEGHSLDLWLEEQHSGGAKALTRLAKDSDGLQMFSSKAPYLAKLHSFFEVGPNAFTLLNRAAGLKQLNSIDEIFRELVLDDHSAFDDAQKVVDGFAELASIHADLELANAQYVSLLPLRDLAAREQQQAQHLAHLQALQQQLPPWFAAQGVQWWGQRVAQLQAQIAARGDALQAAQAQVHHARQREQDLHGLYLQAGGANIDVLRENIEHARKELARIQGQLAQYQTVVRNLGLGEHAGADDLGHHQAQAQAAMEQIDARQAELQASAEHAIAQAHNAHTRLSETQAEYDAVRQRPGSNLPMEFQRFRTELAEHLGLPETDLPFAAELVEVRKAEQAWRGAIERALGSHRLRILVPHAAMHAALQWVNQRHNRLHVRLLEVRDATPAAFLADGFARKLNLKPAAPTAHLNTLRQLLHGLDRHCVPDVETLERTPHAMTVQGLMSSQSGHFDKQDQKRLDQDWMTGFDNRDRLAHLLQQKELLALDYQALEAKKTQILATQRQAQEQRQLWAALQALRRDDLDTAAAEAQLQHKAQQLQALLHPESDTAQAQQRWEAAQADTRTAEEQLRHLQTAQTQDDTLRAAAQKRHGAYQARSVDALGVDEGLAADFAAALARTGHRLPPLDGDNLEAQERDASATVQAKTAEASKKLNTLHTDIVRQMGKAKAEDRGALADHAQEVDALPHYLQRLQVLEEEALPHKRQRFQEYLNNTSQQGVDTLLNGIAAQVADIEERIAQLNDTLQRVDFQPGRYLQLEPRAVVHQSLQELNRAQAQLRTESLRDDGGQSHYRALRAIVEMLQTHASNRRSKAAQALLDARYRLQFAVLVLDRSSGQMLERRTGSQGGSGGEKEIIASYVLTASLSYALCPGGASRPVFGTIVLDEAFSKSSQAVAARIIQALREFGLHALFVTPNKEVRLLRNHTRSAVVVHRRGAQATLASLRWEEIDAFRKAPPGSPAAPVSTVAGDALDDASPA; translated from the coding sequence ATGAGCGCTGACGCCTCCTTCATCCTGCAAGAGCTGCACCTGTACAACTGGGGCGCGTTCGCGGGCCGCCACCAGGTGGCGATTGACCCCGGCAACACCGCCATCATCGGCCCCACGGGCAGCGGCAAGACCACGCTGGTCGATGCGCTGATGACGCTGCTGTGCGCCAGCCCGCGCTACAACCTGGCCTCCACCGGCGGGCACGAGAGCGACCGCGACCTGGTGAGCTATGTGCGCGGCGCCAGCGGCCAGGGCAACGACAGCGGCGACCACATTGCGCGGGCCGGGCGCTGCGCCACCGGCGTGGCTGCGCGGCTGGTGCGCGAGGGCGCGGCGGGGCAGGAATCCGTCTGGCTGGGCGCACTGCTGTGGTTTGACGGCAGCAGCCAATCCGCCGCCGACATGCAAAAGCGCTGGTTCTTTGCACAAGGCGAGGGCCACAGCCTGGACCTGTGGCTGGAAGAGCAGCACAGCGGCGGCGCCAAGGCACTGACGCGCCTGGCCAAGGACAGCGACGGCCTGCAGATGTTCAGCAGCAAGGCGCCCTACCTGGCCAAGCTGCACAGCTTTTTTGAAGTGGGGCCCAATGCCTTCACGCTGCTCAACCGCGCAGCGGGCCTCAAGCAGCTCAACAGCATTGACGAGATCTTCCGCGAGCTGGTGCTGGACGACCACTCGGCCTTTGACGACGCGCAAAAGGTGGTCGATGGCTTTGCCGAGCTGGCCTCCATCCACGCCGACCTGGAGCTGGCGAACGCGCAGTATGTGTCGCTGCTGCCGCTGCGCGACCTGGCCGCGCGCGAGCAGCAGCAGGCCCAGCACCTGGCGCACTTGCAGGCACTGCAGCAGCAACTGCCCCCCTGGTTTGCCGCGCAGGGCGTGCAATGGTGGGGCCAGCGCGTGGCGCAGCTGCAGGCGCAGATCGCGGCGCGGGGGGATGCCCTGCAGGCCGCGCAAGCGCAGGTTCACCACGCCCGCCAGCGCGAGCAGGACTTGCACGGCCTGTACCTGCAAGCGGGCGGCGCCAACATCGACGTGCTGCGCGAGAACATTGAGCATGCACGCAAGGAGCTGGCGCGCATCCAGGGCCAGCTGGCGCAATACCAAACGGTGGTGCGCAACCTGGGGCTGGGCGAGCACGCGGGCGCGGACGACCTGGGCCACCACCAGGCCCAGGCACAAGCGGCGATGGAACAGATCGACGCCCGCCAGGCCGAACTGCAAGCCAGCGCCGAACACGCCATCGCCCAGGCCCACAACGCCCATACCCGCCTGAGCGAGACCCAGGCCGAATACGACGCCGTGCGCCAGCGCCCCGGCTCCAACCTGCCGATGGAGTTCCAGCGCTTTCGCACCGAGCTGGCCGAGCATCTGGGCTTGCCCGAAACCGACCTGCCCTTTGCCGCCGAGCTGGTGGAGGTGCGCAAGGCAGAACAGGCGTGGCGCGGCGCGATTGAACGCGCGCTGGGCAGCCACCGCCTGCGCATTTTGGTGCCCCACGCGGCCATGCACGCCGCGCTGCAATGGGTGAACCAGCGGCACAACCGGTTGCATGTGCGCCTGCTGGAAGTGCGCGATGCCACGCCTGCCGCGTTCCTAGCCGACGGCTTTGCGCGCAAGCTCAACCTGAAACCCGCCGCCCCCACCGCGCACCTGAACACCCTGCGCCAGCTGCTGCACGGCCTGGACCGCCACTGCGTGCCCGATGTGGAAACCCTGGAGCGCACGCCCCACGCCATGACGGTGCAGGGGCTGATGTCCAGCCAATCCGGCCACTTCGACAAGCAAGACCAAAAACGGCTGGACCAGGACTGGATGACGGGGTTTGACAACCGCGACCGGCTCGCGCATTTGCTACAACAAAAGGAGCTGCTCGCGCTTGACTATCAGGCGCTGGAGGCCAAAAAGACCCAAATCCTGGCCACCCAACGCCAGGCACAGGAGCAGCGCCAGCTGTGGGCGGCCCTGCAAGCGCTGCGCCGCGACGACCTGGACACTGCGGCTGCCGAGGCGCAGTTGCAGCACAAAGCGCAGCAACTGCAGGCGCTGCTGCACCCCGAATCGGACACCGCACAGGCCCAGCAGCGCTGGGAGGCCGCGCAGGCCGACACGCGCACGGCAGAGGAACAACTGCGCCATTTGCAAACGGCGCAGACGCAGGACGACACCTTGCGGGCCGCCGCACAGAAGCGGCACGGCGCGTACCAGGCGCGCAGCGTGGATGCACTCGGGGTGGACGAAGGCTTGGCCGCAGACTTTGCGGCGGCGTTGGCCCGCACCGGCCACCGCCTGCCCCCGCTCGATGGCGACAACCTCGAAGCGCAAGAGCGCGATGCCAGCGCCACCGTGCAAGCCAAAACCGCTGAGGCCAGCAAAAAGCTGAACACCCTGCACACCGACATCGTGCGCCAAATGGGCAAGGCCAAGGCCGAAGACCGGGGCGCACTGGCCGACCATGCGCAAGAGGTGGACGCGCTGCCCCACTACCTGCAGCGCCTGCAGGTGCTGGAGGAAGAAGCCCTGCCGCACAAGCGCCAGCGGTTTCAGGAATACCTCAACAACACCTCGCAACAGGGCGTGGACACCTTGCTCAACGGCATCGCCGCACAGGTGGCCGACATTGAAGAGCGCATTGCCCAGCTCAACGACACGCTGCAGCGCGTGGACTTTCAGCCCGGCCGCTACCTGCAGCTGGAGCCGCGTGCCGTCGTCCACCAAAGCCTGCAAGAGCTCAACCGCGCACAGGCCCAGTTGCGCACCGAAAGCCTGCGCGACGATGGCGGCCAAAGCCACTACCGGGCGCTGCGAGCCATCGTGGAGATGCTGCAAACCCACGCCAGCAACCGCCGCAGCAAGGCCGCGCAGGCGCTGCTGGACGCCCGCTACCGCCTGCAGTTTGCCGTGCTGGTGCTGGACCGCAGCAGCGGCCAGATGCTGGAGCGGCGCACCGGATCGCAAGGCGGCAGCGGGGGCGAGAAGGAGATCATCGCCAGCTACGTGCTCACCGCGTCGCTGAGCTACGCGCTGTGCCCGGGCGGTGCCAGCCGCCCGGTGTTTGGCACCATCGTGCTGGACGAGGCCTTCTCCAAAAGCTCGCAGGCCGTGGCGGCGCGCATCATTCAGGCGCTGCGCGAGTTTGGCCTGCACGCGCTGTTCGTCACCCCCAACAAGGAAGTGCGCCTGCTGCGCAACCACACGCGCAGCGCCGTGGTGGTGCACCGGCGCGGCGCGCAGGCCACGCTGGCGTCGCTGCGCTGGGAGGAGATTGACGCATTCAGAAAAGCACCCCCTGGGTCGCCTGCGGCGCCGGTTTCAACGGTGGCGGGCGATGCGCTGGACGATGCATCACCGGCATGA
- the yedE gene encoding selenium metabolism membrane protein YedE/FdhT, whose translation MTWQEFKQQYLVRFWSPVPAVIAAGVLSAYYFGLTGTFWAVTGEFTRWGGHALQFAGVDLSNWGYFKIIGLQGTPLTRIDGVMIIGMFVGCFSAALWANNVKLRHPTHRIRVFQALAGGIIAGFGARLAMGCNLAAFFTGIPQFSLHAWFFAIATAIGSLAGAKVSLLPAFRIPVKLQKVSAPQPLSAHQAQAKKRFRIGMALFLGFMVWAVAKMFDAPKLGIAALFGLAFGLIIERAQVCFTSAFRDLWITGRTQMAKAIIAGMAVSTIGVYSYVQLGLDPKIFWAGPNAVIGGLLFGFGIVLAGGCETGWMYRAVEGQVHYWWVGLGNVIGSTLLALVWDDLAPAIAVNYDKINLLKSLGPQGGLLATYVMLGLSLALVIWWEKHFFAQKARQNAAPAKRQNAL comes from the coding sequence GTGACCTGGCAAGAATTCAAACAACAGTACCTTGTGCGCTTCTGGTCGCCTGTTCCAGCCGTGATTGCGGCCGGCGTGCTCTCGGCCTATTACTTTGGCCTGACCGGTACCTTCTGGGCCGTCACGGGCGAGTTCACGCGATGGGGTGGGCATGCACTGCAGTTTGCGGGCGTGGACCTGTCGAACTGGGGGTACTTCAAGATCATCGGCCTGCAAGGCACGCCACTGACACGCATCGACGGGGTGATGATCATCGGCATGTTTGTCGGCTGCTTTTCGGCGGCGCTGTGGGCCAATAACGTCAAGCTGCGCCACCCCACGCACCGCATCCGGGTGTTCCAGGCGCTGGCGGGCGGCATCATTGCGGGCTTTGGCGCGCGCCTGGCCATGGGCTGCAATCTCGCGGCGTTCTTCACGGGCATTCCGCAGTTTTCGCTGCACGCCTGGTTTTTTGCCATTGCCACAGCCATCGGCTCGCTGGCCGGGGCCAAGGTCAGTCTGCTGCCCGCCTTTCGCATCCCCGTGAAGCTGCAGAAGGTGTCGGCACCGCAGCCGCTGTCGGCGCACCAGGCGCAAGCCAAAAAACGGTTTCGCATCGGCATGGCGCTGTTTCTGGGCTTCATGGTCTGGGCTGTGGCCAAGATGTTCGATGCGCCCAAGCTGGGCATTGCGGCCCTGTTTGGCCTGGCCTTTGGCCTGATCATCGAACGCGCCCAGGTGTGTTTCACCTCGGCGTTTCGTGATCTGTGGATCACCGGGCGCACGCAGATGGCCAAGGCCATCATCGCCGGCATGGCCGTGAGCACCATTGGCGTGTACAGCTATGTGCAACTGGGGCTGGACCCGAAGATTTTCTGGGCCGGCCCGAACGCCGTCATCGGCGGGCTGCTGTTTGGCTTTGGCATCGTGCTGGCCGGTGGCTGCGAAACCGGCTGGATGTACCGCGCGGTCGAAGGCCAGGTGCACTACTGGTGGGTGGGCCTGGGCAATGTCATCGGCTCGACGCTGCTGGCGCTGGTGTGGGACGACCTGGCGCCCGCCATTGCCGTCAACTACGACAAAATCAACCTGCTCAAGAGCCTGGGACCGCAAGGCGGCCTGCTCGCCACTTATGTGATGTTAGGCCTGTCGTTGGCGTTGGTCATCTGGTGGGAAAAGCACTTTTTTGCCCAAAAGGCACGCCAGAACGCCGCGCCCGCGAAACGGCAAAATGCCCTCTGA
- a CDS encoding nucleotide pyrophosphohydrolase, whose amino-acid sequence MTDLRSTHDPLQTLARQLQQFADARDWGPFHAPKNLASALTVEAGELLEHFQWLTEDQSRQLTPNQKQAVAHEMADVLLYLVQLSTALDINLVDAAQAKMALNAQKYPVEQARGHSRKYDAL is encoded by the coding sequence ATGACAGACCTGCGCTCTACGCACGACCCCCTTCAAACCCTGGCCCGCCAGTTGCAGCAGTTTGCCGACGCCCGCGACTGGGGCCCGTTCCATGCACCCAAGAACCTGGCCTCGGCGCTCACCGTCGAGGCCGGTGAATTGCTGGAGCATTTTCAGTGGCTCACCGAGGACCAGAGCCGCCAGCTCACGCCCAACCAGAAGCAGGCCGTGGCCCATGAGATGGCCGATGTACTGCTGTACCTGGTGCAGCTTTCGACGGCTTTAGACATCAACCTGGTGGACGCGGCCCAGGCCAAGATGGCTCTCAACGCACAAAAGTATCCGGTAGAGCAAGCCCGGGGGCACAGCCGCAAATACGATGCGTTGTGA
- a CDS encoding Wadjet anti-phage system protein JetD domain-containing protein yields the protein MKSPQTLAAKLAQQWHSADWRERQLLGGSAAWPLTLSIGQPDSAVFIRDAAALRSHLQQWRAVEQHGLGNVGNVQWQERRYRGSSDAIAVPTHWQLAKPSQCVAAIGHFKVPGHAQVKSDYARLSALIAGVERPGFQRLLVRRLVQWRDTPTEAVIAAARMALQLEPGCAQGKPLRALAVQGNDSKFCERHASLLTALLDERFDGEASRQGLVGFLGALPEDDHWLLIAPLAPGLLPFARQRVRASELLTTPLPARRILLVENECSLHQLPQPVPDTIAVLGAGLNLGWLAAPWLQGRSVAYWGDLDTWGLHMLAIARGHVPQLRALLMDAATFNAHQPLAVAEPVHAPASACGALGPDDAALDSHLRAQDKGRLEQEFLPTDAVHLAVRAWMDEDSHVFT from the coding sequence ATGAAATCACCCCAAACCCTGGCGGCCAAACTGGCCCAGCAATGGCACAGCGCCGATTGGCGTGAGCGCCAGCTTTTGGGCGGTAGCGCGGCATGGCCGCTGACACTTTCCATCGGCCAACCCGACTCCGCCGTCTTCATCCGTGACGCCGCCGCACTGCGCAGCCATCTGCAGCAGTGGCGCGCGGTGGAGCAGCACGGCCTGGGCAACGTGGGCAACGTGCAATGGCAAGAGCGGCGCTACCGTGGCAGCAGCGACGCCATCGCCGTGCCCACGCACTGGCAGCTGGCCAAGCCCTCGCAGTGCGTGGCGGCCATCGGCCATTTCAAGGTGCCGGGGCACGCACAGGTCAAAAGCGACTATGCCCGGCTCAGCGCCCTCATTGCGGGGGTAGAGCGCCCCGGCTTTCAGCGCCTGCTGGTGCGCCGCCTGGTGCAGTGGCGCGACACGCCCACCGAAGCCGTTATCGCCGCCGCACGCATGGCGCTGCAACTGGAGCCCGGCTGCGCCCAAGGCAAACCCCTGCGCGCCTTGGCCGTGCAGGGCAACGACAGCAAGTTCTGCGAGCGCCACGCCAGCCTGCTCACCGCCCTGCTGGACGAGCGCTTTGACGGCGAGGCCAGCCGCCAGGGGCTGGTCGGCTTTTTGGGCGCGCTGCCCGAGGACGACCACTGGCTGCTCATCGCCCCGCTGGCCCCTGGCCTGCTGCCCTTTGCCCGCCAGCGCGTGCGCGCCAGCGAGCTGCTGACCACACCGCTGCCCGCCCGCCGCATCTTGCTGGTCGAGAACGAATGCAGCCTGCACCAGTTGCCGCAACCCGTGCCGGACACCATCGCCGTGCTGGGCGCGGGCTTGAACCTGGGCTGGCTCGCAGCGCCCTGGCTGCAGGGGCGCAGCGTGGCCTACTGGGGTGACCTGGACACCTGGGGGCTGCACATGCTCGCCATCGCGCGTGGCCATGTGCCGCAACTGCGGGCGCTGCTGATGGACGCAGCCACCTTCAACGCCCACCAGCCACTGGCCGTGGCCGAGCCGGTGCACGCGCCCGCATCCGCCTGTGGCGCGTTGGGGCCCGATGACGCAGCGCTGGACAGTCACCTGCGCGCGCAGGACAAAGGGCGGCTGGAGCAGGAGTTTTTGCCCACAGACGCCGTACACCTCGCCGTGCGCGCCTGGATGGATGAAGATAGCCACGTCTTCACCTGA
- a CDS encoding DUF3375 domain-containing protein: MSTLNQQRTHQYIAARQQHPAWLLLASRRAPLVLSCLDALFEHQRDGVPFDAAVQALADMLAVHANEVDFEIDSTDTLSQARREVREWIRRGLVVEREGRVFETDALKTALRFIAQLDGRMMTSTASRLAVVQREIDNLAAALNPDPQSRTEHLQRRMADLQQQLDDVQAGRITALTAEQAVEGIREVYALSVSLRADFRRVEDSWREADRALREAIISARHHRGAVMDQLLDGHANLLNTQEGRVFDSFHQQLSNQTELTEMRQRIRQILAHPATDHALDGLQRSTLHLLVQQLIKEAKVVQAVRARSEREVSQFMKTGQAAENQRVGQLLNDVLEQALRIDWQRQAVRRQSAPLPPLGVALGGVPLVERLRAKSLDGGEQAALLLTTEYADLGQMDGEFWQAFEGLDRDALVQRTLQTLADRGQPMTLAELAAALPPGEHDLETFALWLAMAREAGVELQPGEEQIDTQDGDQHWRFTVPQVALDGAQLAHREWEL; this comes from the coding sequence ATGTCCACCCTCAACCAGCAGCGCACCCACCAATACATCGCCGCCCGCCAGCAGCACCCGGCGTGGCTGCTGCTGGCCTCGCGGAGGGCGCCGCTGGTGCTCAGTTGCCTCGATGCACTGTTCGAGCACCAGCGCGATGGTGTGCCATTCGATGCTGCCGTGCAGGCGCTGGCGGACATGCTGGCGGTGCACGCGAATGAGGTGGACTTTGAAATCGACAGCACCGACACCCTGAGCCAGGCCCGCCGCGAGGTGCGCGAGTGGATACGGCGCGGGCTGGTAGTGGAGCGCGAGGGGCGGGTGTTTGAGACCGATGCGCTCAAGACGGCGCTGCGCTTCATCGCGCAGCTCGACGGGCGCATGATGACCTCCACCGCGTCGCGCCTGGCCGTGGTGCAGCGCGAGATTGACAACCTGGCCGCCGCGCTCAACCCCGACCCGCAAAGCCGCACCGAGCATTTGCAGCGCCGCATGGCGGACCTGCAGCAACAGCTTGACGACGTGCAGGCGGGCCGCATCACTGCGCTGACGGCGGAGCAGGCCGTGGAAGGCATTCGCGAGGTGTATGCGCTGTCGGTCAGTCTGCGGGCGGACTTTCGGCGGGTGGAGGATTCGTGGCGCGAGGCCGACCGTGCGCTGCGCGAGGCCATCATCAGTGCTCGCCACCACCGGGGCGCGGTGATGGACCAGCTGCTGGACGGCCACGCCAACTTGCTCAACACGCAAGAGGGCCGCGTGTTCGACAGCTTTCACCAACAGCTGTCCAACCAAACCGAGCTGACCGAGATGCGCCAGCGCATCCGCCAGATCCTGGCGCACCCGGCAACAGACCATGCGCTCGATGGCCTGCAGCGCAGCACGCTGCACCTGCTGGTGCAGCAGCTCATCAAAGAGGCCAAGGTGGTGCAGGCCGTGCGCGCGCGCAGCGAGCGCGAGGTCAGCCAGTTCATGAAAACCGGCCAGGCGGCCGAGAACCAGCGTGTGGGCCAGTTGCTCAACGACGTGCTGGAGCAGGCCCTGCGCATTGACTGGCAGCGCCAGGCCGTGCGCCGCCAGAGCGCACCGCTACCGCCGCTGGGCGTGGCGCTGGGCGGCGTGCCATTGGTGGAGCGCCTGCGCGCCAAGTCGCTGGACGGCGGCGAGCAGGCCGCGCTGCTGCTGACCACCGAATACGCCGACCTGGGCCAAATGGACGGCGAGTTCTGGCAGGCGTTTGAAGGGCTGGACCGTGACGCGCTGGTGCAGCGCACCTTGCAAACGCTGGCGGACCGGGGCCAACCGATGACCTTGGCCGAGCTGGCCGCCGCGCTGCCCCCGGGCGAGCACGACCTGGAGACCTTTGCGCTGTGGCTGGCCATGGCGCGCGAGGCGGGGGTGGAGCTGCAGCCGGGCGAAGAGCAGATCGACACACAGGATGGCGATCAGCATTGGCGCTTCACGGTGCCGCAGGTCGCGCTGGATGGCGCGCAACTGGCGCACAGGGAATGGGAGCTGTGA